A section of the Humulus lupulus chromosome 2, drHumLupu1.1, whole genome shotgun sequence genome encodes:
- the LOC133818695 gene encoding NDR1/HIN1-like protein 6, with protein MADHQRIHPARDVEAPATAEVPLVPRGVTKSDNGDPVAQPYAAPFRRTIPVIHSKPPKKRRSCLCRFLCSIVLLITFLIIAVAIAGGVMYLVFRPKLPKYTVDKLQITQFNMSNDQSLSATFDVTITATNPNKKIGIYYESGSRISVWYVATKLSEGALPKFYQGHRNTTQLVVPLSGQTQNAAGLLGALQQQQQQIGYIPIVLRVRQPVRVKLGKLKLFKVKFLVRCKLNVDSLSANNDIRIRNSSCKFRFRL; from the coding sequence ATGGCAGATCATCAGAGAATCCACCCAGCACGAGATGTAGAAGCACCGGCAACAGCAGAGGTTCCTTTGGTACCACGAGGAGTCACAAAGTCCGACAACGGTGACCCGGTTGCACAGCCATATGCTGCTCCATTCCGCCGAACCATTCCAGTGATACACTCCAAGCCACCAAAGAAGCGAAGAAGCTGCCTATGCAGATTCCTTTGCTCGATAGTCCTCCTCATCACTTTTCTAATAATAGCCGTCGCCATAGCCGGAGGAGTCATGTACCTGGTGTTCCGACCGAAGCTGCCCAAGTACACGGTGGACAAGCTTCAGATAACGCAGTTCAACATGAGCAACGACCAGAGCCTTTCGGCGACTTTCGACGTGACAATCACGGCCACAAATCCCAACAAGAAGATCGGGATTTACTACGAGAGCGGGAGTAGGATTAGCGTGTGGTACGTGGCGACGAAGCTTTCGGAGGGAGCGCTGCCTAAGTTCTACCAAGGGCATCGCAACACGACGCAGCTGGTGGTGCCACTGTCAGGGCAGACGCAGAACGCCGCAGGGCTTTTGGGTGCgttgcagcagcagcagcagcagattGGGTATATTCCCATCGTTCTTAGGGTAAGGCAGCCGGTGAGAGTGAAGCTGGGGAAACTCAAGCTTTTCAAGGTCAAGTTCTTGGTGAGGTGTAAACTCAATGTCGATAGTCTCTCGGCTAACAATGACATTAGAATTCGTAATAGTAGCTGTAAGTTCAGGTTCAGGTTATAG